GGCTGTCCACGCTGAACTGCGACGGGGAGGATTTTGCCGTTGCGTGTATGCGGGCCAATCTCCGCTATCAGAAAAACCAGCGGCGGGAAGATGTGAAAAGCCACCACTACATCATCAGCTTTGACCCGCGGGACGGGCCGGACAACGGCCTGACCGTAGACCGGGCGCAGGCGTTGGGGGAACAATTCTGTAAAGAGCATTTTCCCGGCCACCAGGCCCTTGTCTGCACCCACCCGGACGGGCATAACCACAGCGGCAACATTCATGTGCATATCGTCATAAACAGCCTGCGGATTGAGGAAGTGCCGTTCCTGCCCTACATGGACAGGCCGGCCGATACGAAAGTCGGCTGCAAGCACCGATGTACCGACGCTGCCCTGCGCTACTTCAAATCCGAAGTCATGGAGATGTGCCACCGGGAGGGGCTTTATCAAATCGACCTCTTGAACGGCAGCAAGAACCGCGTCACCGACCGGGAGTATTGGGCGCAGAAAAAGGGACAGGCCGCGCTGGACAAGCAGAACGCCCCCATGATTGCCGATAGTATCACGCCCCGGCAGACCAAGTTTGAAACGAACAAGGAGAAGCTGCGGCAGACCCTACGGAAAGCCCTTGCCACCGCCGCCAGCTTTGACGAGTTTTCCTCTCTGTTGCTGCAGGAGGGTGTGACCGTCAAGGAGAGCCGGGGGCGGCTTTCCTACCTCACGCCGGACAGGACAAAGCCAATTACCGCCCGGAAGCTGGGCGACGATTTTGACCGCGCCGCTGTCTTTGCCGTTTTAGAGCAAAACGCCGCCAGAGCAGCCGAAGCGCCAGCCAGATCCCCCGATCCCCCACGCACCATAAAAGACCGCTTGCAGGTTGCCAGAGCCGAGATAGCCGCCCCGAAACAGGACGGAGTGCAGCGGCTTGTGGACATTGAGCAGAAAATGGCCGAGGGCAAAGGCCGGGGCTATGAACGCTGGGCGAAGATACACAATCTGAAGCAGGCCGCCAAAACGCTGTCCGTCTACCAGCAATACGGCTTTACTTCCCCGGAGCAGTTAGAAGCCGCCGTTGACACCGCCTATCAGAAAATGCGCCAGACCAGCGGCGAACTGAAAGCACTGGAAACGAAGCTGCAAGGGAAAAAGAAGTTGCAGCGGCAGGTGTTGGCCTACGCCCAGACCAAGGCCGCCCGCGACGGGCTGCGGGCACAGAAATCCGAGAAAGCCCGCGCCGCATACCGGCAGGCCCATGAGAGCGATTTTATCATAGCCGACGCAGCAGCCCGGTATTTCAAGGCGCATGGCATTACCAAGCTGCCCGCCCGGAAAGCGTTGCAGGCCGAGATCGAGCAGCTTATCTCCGAGAAAGACGGCCTGTATAACACCTATCACGAACAGAAACAGCGGTTCAAGGAGTTGCAGACCGTCAAGCGGAACATCGACCAGATTTTGCGCCGGGACGAGCCGCACCGCAGAAAGGAGCAGAGCCATGAGCGATAACCTGCCCCACATGGACTACCGCCAGCACCGGCGGGCGCGGCGGCTGGTACATGAGTGCTGTAACTACGATGAGGGGAACTGCCTGCTATTGGACGACGGGGAGCCTTGCGTGTGCGTCCAGAGCATTTCCTTTTCCCTCATGTGCCACTGGTT
The Ruminococcus gauvreauii genome window above contains:
- a CDS encoding relaxase/mobilization nuclease domain-containing protein, with product MATLKHINSKNADYGAAEQYLLFEHDEFTMKPVLDETGRLIPREDYRLSTLNCDGEDFAVACMRANLRYQKNQRREDVKSHHYIISFDPRDGPDNGLTVDRAQALGEQFCKEHFPGHQALVCTHPDGHNHSGNIHVHIVINSLRIEEVPFLPYMDRPADTKVGCKHRCTDAALRYFKSEVMEMCHREGLYQIDLLNGSKNRVTDREYWAQKKGQAALDKQNAPMIADSITPRQTKFETNKEKLRQTLRKALATAASFDEFSSLLLQEGVTVKESRGRLSYLTPDRTKPITARKLGDDFDRAAVFAVLEQNAARAAEAPARSPDPPRTIKDRLQVARAEIAAPKQDGVQRLVDIEQKMAEGKGRGYERWAKIHNLKQAAKTLSVYQQYGFTSPEQLEAAVDTAYQKMRQTSGELKALETKLQGKKKLQRQVLAYAQTKAARDGLRAQKSEKARAAYRQAHESDFIIADAAARYFKAHGITKLPARKALQAEIEQLISEKDGLYNTYHEQKQRFKELQTVKRNIDQILRRDEPHRRKEQSHER